The genomic stretch CCTGACCCCCATACATAAGCTAAGGAGACAGGAATAGTGAATGAAAAAAATAAGAAAAAAGACAAAGCTGCAAAAGACGAGGGCATAGACATTGATTTCGGCTTTGGTGGTCTTTTCAAGGGTCTTACTAATCTGATGGATGCCGCTACGAAGTTGGCGGAAAAGGGTGAAGAGCTTTCCAAGAGCGGAGAGATCCGCTTTGAAGGTCTGGACAAGATCAAGGGACTTAAAGATCTCAAGGGTGTCTACGGGGTAAGGATACGCACCATGGCGGATGGCAGTCCTTCCGTCCAGCCCTTTGGGAACATCAAGAAAACTCCAAAGGGTCCCGTTGTTGAGGAGGTACGTGAACCCATCGTGGATGTGTTTGATGAAAAGACCGGGATAAATATAATCGCAGAGATGCCCGGTATCGAAGAAAAGGACATCAATATCGAAATCAAAGGGGATATCCTCAATATCAGCGCTGAAAGCAATGACAGGAAATACCAGAAAGAGATTCTCCTGTCCCGGCCGGCAAAGGCTGAAGATATGACCTGGTCATATAAAAACGGGATGCTGGAGATAAAGATAGTGAACAGTGAGCAGTGATCAGGGGTCAGGGAGCAGTGGTTAGTGGGTAGTCCGAGAATAGGTCTTTATGTCATTTCGACCAAAGGGAGAAATCTAAGATTTCTCAGTCGTGAAGACTCCTTCGAAATGACAGAGTATCGTTGACATGACAATAGTAGCGTGAGGTTTCTGTGTCCCACATGCAGCAGCCGTTGATTAGATGATTCCCCCTTTTTTAAAGGGGGATACAGGGGGATTTTGAACAGGAAAAATGACAGCAGA from Syntrophales bacterium encodes the following:
- a CDS encoding Hsp20/alpha crystallin family protein, whose product is MNEKNKKKDKAAKDEGIDIDFGFGGLFKGLTNLMDAATKLAEKGEELSKSGEIRFEGLDKIKGLKDLKGVYGVRIRTMADGSPSVQPFGNIKKTPKGPVVEEVREPIVDVFDEKTGINIIAEMPGIEEKDINIEIKGDILNISAESNDRKYQKEILLSRPAKAEDMTWSYKNGMLEIKIVNSEQ